TCCGCGGCTGCGAGATGGTGTTCGTGACGGCCGGCATGGGCGGCGGCACCGGCACCGGAGCATCGCCGATCGTGGCGGAGGTCGCGAAGGAGGCCGGCGCCCTGACGATCGGCGTCGTGACGAAGCCGTTCGGGTTTGAGGGCACAAAGCGGCGTGGCAATGCCGAAGAGGGCATCCAGCGGCTGCAGGACAAGGTTGACACGCTGATCGTCATTCCGAACGACCGGCTCCTGCAGACCTGCGACGAGAAGGCGACCGTCGAAGAAGCCTTCCGTTCCGCCGACGACGTCCTGCTGCAGGGGATCCAGGGGATCTCCGAGATCATCACCCTGCCGGGCGAGATCAACCTCGACTTCGCCGACGTGCGCAAGATCATGTCGGAGGCGGGGCCGGCGCTCATGGCGATCGGCCGCGCTTCGGGCGCAAACCGCGCGGAAGACGCCGCGCGGGCGGCCATCGCGAGCCCGCTGCTGGACGTACAGATCAACGGCGCGCGCGGCGTGCTGTTCAACGTCACGGGCGGCAAGAACCTGGGATTGCAGGAACTCAACGCAGCAGCGCAGATCATCGCCGACGTGGTCGACCCGGATGCGGAGATCATCTTCGGTACCGCGATCGACCCGCGCCTGGGCGACGAAGTGAAGATCACCGTCATCGCGACGGGGTTCGCGCGCCCTGTCGCCGTGCACCCGATACCGGAGCAGTACCGCAAGTACACGCCGGACGACGATGCGCCGCCGGCCGCGCCTGAGCCATACGAGGAGCCGCAAGCGCTCCACGCCGAGGCGGCGCCGGACCCGCGCGACACAGAGCTTCCGACGTTCCTGCGCCGCACGGTGGTGGCGCGCTGAGGGACGCCTGGGCAATCCGGGAAAGGAGGTGACTGTCTAGCCAAGTCATCCCGGAGTCGAGGTGCTCCGGGGATCTTTCCCCCACCAGGGAAAGGCAGAGGCCGTGAGCGGCGTATTGGGAGATGACGCTGCTCACGGCCGACCCTTTTTTCCGGATTGCGCGGTTCGGCGCGCCGTCCGGGCTTCGGATCGGCAGTATAGGGGATGGCGGTTGGGAAATCGGAGGTCGGATGTCGGATGTCAGCATGCCAGGGGCTCGGAGACGGGTTGTTACCATCGCGACGTATGGCGATTGATATAAGCGTCCGGGAATTCATTGAGCATCAGCGCGTCGCCCGGCTCGCGACGGTCGACGAGCACGGAAGGCCGCACGTCGTGCCGATCTGCTTCGCGCTCGCCGGCGAGGTCCTGTACTCAGCCATCGACGAGAAGCCCAAGAGCGGCGACTACCGGCGCCTGCGACGTCTGCGAAACATCGAAGCGAACCCAAACGTCCAGGTGCTGTTCGACGTTTACGACGACGCCGACTGGTCGCGTCTTCGTTATGTGCAGCTCCGCGGACGCGCACGCATCATCGACGCGGGCGACGAGCACGCCGCCGCGATCGCCCTGCTGCGCCAGCGCTACGCCCAGTACACGACGATGGCGCTCGAATCGCGGCCCGTGATCGCCATCGACATGGAGCGCGTGGTGGAGTGGCGAGCGGCCCCCACTTACGACTGAAAACTGACAACTGACGACTGCAAAAAAAGTAGCCCGACCCGGTGGAGCGACATGGGCAGATGCCGCAGAACCGGGAGCGTAGGCTACTTCGCGGACTATCCTACACCAGCGCTCGCGATTTTTCCATAACTGGGCCAATTCCTGGTTTATGATCTGCCGACCTCAGATATGACCCGCACCGGGTGACGATTTACCCTTACAATCGGGCATCTGGCACAAGATATAGCCTGTGAAGCCGGTCCGGCCCGTTGACAGGCACAACATGTGGTGGTACTCTCGCGCTTGCCGTCAATGATCTACTGATCAACACGCTTTAACAATTGACGGCGGGAGCAGAGATGCGCTGCCCGCACTGCGAATGGCTTGACTCCAAGGTCGTCGACTCACGTGAGGTCGATGATGGCGTGCGGCGCCGTCGCGAATGCCTGAACCCGGACTGCGGTGGCCGGTTCACTACCTACGAGCGCGTCCAGGCCGTGGCGCTGTACGTCATCAAGAAGGATGGACGGCGCGAGGAGTTCTCGCGCGAGAAGCTGCTCACGGGCCTGCACAAGGCCTGCGAGAAACGCCCGCTCGAAATCGGCGCCATCGAAAGCCTGGCAGGCGACATCGAATCGACGCTCTACCAGGCGAATACGCCGGAGATCCCGTCAGCATTCATCGGCGAGCTGGTCATGGACCGCCTCAGCCACTTGGATCCCATCGCCTACGTCCGGTTCGCGAGTGTCTACAGGCAGTTCGCGGACCTCGACGCCCTGAAGGACGAACTCGAAGCGCTGGCATCCGGCAGCAGGCCCGCGGGCGCACAACTGCCGCTCATGCAGGAGCCCGAGTTCGCTCCACCCTCTCTTCGGCTGCGACCGGCCGCACCGAATAATCGAACCCGTACCCGCCGCCCGGTGCGGCCGGTGCAGACTCCCACGCCCATGCCGGGCAAGGAGTCGGCATCCGAGGTTCAGCCGAAGAGACGGCGCAGGGCGCGCTGAACAGCACACGGCACAGGCAAGGAGAGCATCTGGCGTGCGCGTAGAAGGCAAGCTGTTGAATCACGAAGGCGAGTTCATCGCGAGCGGACCGTGCGAGGTCGATCGCGACCGCAATGAAGTGACAATGTGGCCATCGTGGGAGATGCACATGCTGGAGCGCGAGCGCGGCGCGCTGACGCTGGAACTCGACGATGGCACGACGCTCGACATCAGCGACCGGCACCTGACGTTCAAGCTGCGCGGGCCTTCCGAGCAGCGCGTGTCGGTATACCGGCTGCGTATCGTGGAGCGTGTGCCGGAGCACCTCACGACGGGTTACGTCGCACCCGCGCAGGCGCCGGCGCCCGCAGCGGCCGAAGATCCGGCGTCACCAGAGATGGCGAGCGGCGATGCCGCGCGCATCGAACAGCGCTGAGCGGACGAGGACAAGGATGTCGAACGTCGAAGCATTCATGGAAGAAGTCGTAGGCGATATGCGCAAGCGGCTGGCGCTGCTCGACGATGACGGCGACCGCCGCTCGATCGAAGACGGCATCGCGCTGCTCACGGACTACCGGCTGAGCAACATGGACGAGACGGTCTTCGAACGGCTGCTCGTCACGCTGCGCGCCGGGCGCTCGCCCGTCGGGCTGTCGGTGCTGAAGCCCGAAGCGATCGGCGCCGAGCTCGCGCGCCGGTGGCAAGCATTCACGCAAGGAGGCGCGATCGCAGCGCACGGGTAGTTGTCGGGGACGGCGCTGTCCGGATCACCGGCCAGCGTCCGACGTTTCCCACCAGCGATCCCGTCAGGCGCTTCGAGAGGTGGCATGAAAACGGTTGCAGTGAGCAGGGCACTCAATCAGGCTATCGCTGCCCTGGGCATGGCGGCAGCGGAGTTCTTGCAGCAGGTGCATGAAGGCGCCGTGCCCGACGTGCGCACCGCCGCGGATGAACACCTGCACGCCGTGCGCGAGTTTGCGCGCTGCACCGGCGTCGACCTCAGCGAGGTTCCGTCGTGGAACGAGAACATCACGAATTGGCGAGCCGTGGCCAGGCTCGCTTCGTCGGTCCCCGCGCGCATCGAACGGTGAAGGCAGGCTAAGCGAAAGGAATCCCGCAGTCATGGTGCTCCAGGCCGAACCAGACGTCCGCAAGAATCTCGCCAGCACATTGTTCACGGTCGAGCGCTACTTCACGCGTGCGGACAGTCACCCCTTCGATGAACTCGAGTGGGAGTACCGGACGGCGGCGATTGCCGACGAGTCCGGCAACGCTTTCTTCGAACAGAAGGACGTCGAGATCCCGGCGTCCTGGTCGCAGACGGCGACCAACGTCGTCGTGTCGAAGTACTTTCGCGGGCCGCTAGGCACCGACCGTCGCGAGAAGAGCGTGAAGCAGATGATCGGCCGCGTCGCGGATACGATCGCCGGCTGGGGACGCAGCGACGGGTACTTCCTGAGCGACGACGAGGCAGAGACGTTTCGCATCGAGCTGACGCATCTGCTCGTGAACCAGAAGGTGGCCTTCAACAGCCCGGTCTGGTTCAACGTTGGCGTCGAAGAGAAGCCGCAGTGCTCGGCCTGCTTCATCCTCTCGGTCGACGACACGATGGAGTCCATCCTGGACTGGTGCAAGACCGAGGGCATGATCTTCAAGGGCGGCTCCGGCTCCGGCATCAACTTGTCGGCGATTCGCTCGAGCCGGGAGCAGCTATCGGCGGGCGGCCAGGCGAGCGGTCCCATCTCGTTCATGCGCGGCGCCGACAGCATCGCCGGTTCGATCAAGTCCGGGGGGAAGACGCGCCGGGCCGCCAAGATGGTCGTCCTGAACGCCGACCACCCGGACATCGAGGAATTTGTCGAGTGCAAGGCGAACGAAGAACGGAAGGCTTACGCCCTGGGCGAGGCCGGCTGGGACATGTCCCTCAATGGCGACGCCTGGTCTTCGATCCAGTTCCAGAACGCGAACAATTCGATCCGCGTCACCGACGACTTCATGGCCGCGGCCATCGAGGGGCGCGACTGGTCGCTGAAGTCTGTCGTCGGCGGCGAGACGACCGCCACGGTCAACGCCCGCGACCTGCTGCACAAGATCGCGGCGGCGGCCTGGGCGTGCGGCGACCCCGGCATGCAGTACGACACGGTCATCAACGACTGGCATACGTGCGCGAATACCTCCCGCATCAACGCCAGCAACCCCTGCTCGGAGTACATGCACGTCGATAACTCCGCCTGCAACCTCGCTTCGTTGAACCTGATGAAGTTCATCGATGAGGAAGGGACGTTCGACACCGAGGCGTTCCGGCGGGCGGTGACGGTGACGATCTGGGCGCAGGAGATCATCGTCGGCAACTCGAGTTATCCGACGGAGAAGATCCGCAAGAACACCGAAGCGATGCGCCAGCTCGGTCTGGGTTACGCGAACCTCGGTGCGTTGCTTATGTCGCTCGGTCTTCCCTACGACTCCGACGCGGGCCGCGCATATGCCGCCGCGATCACCGCGCTGATGACCGGACACGCGTACGCGACGTCCGCATCGATCGCGCAGCGCGTCGGTCCGTTCAGCGCATATCATGAGAACAGGACTGCAATGTTGCGCGTGATTGCAAAACATCGTGATGTTTCGCGTACAATAGAGAATGCGTACGCGCCAAAACATTTGAGTGATGCGGCGCAGAGAGCATGGGACGATGCACTACAGCTCGGCGAGACATTCGGTTACCGAAACGCACAGGCCACAGTGCTCGCGCCTACGGGGACGATCGCGTTCATGATGGACTGCGATACGACGGGCGTTGAGCCGGACATCGCGCTGGTGAAATACAAGAAGCTCGTCGGCGGGGGCATGATCAAGATCGTCAACCAGACGGTGCCCCGGGCGCTCAAGCGCCTCGGTTACGCCCCCGGGGAGATCGACGACATCGTCCGCTTCATCGACGCCAATGACACGATCGAAGGCGCCCCATTGCTGAGGGACGAGCACCTGCCCGTGTTCGACTGCGCCTTCAAGGCGGAGAACGGGGAGCGCACCATCGGCCATATGGGGCATATCAAGATGATGGGCGCGGCTCAGCCGTTCATTTCGGGCGCCATCTCCAAGACGGTGAACCTGCCGAACGAGGCCACCATCGAGGATGTGGCCGACACCTACCTCGAGGCATGGCGGCACGGGATCAAGGCGATCGCCATCTACCGGGACGGTTCCAAGCGCGTCCAACCGCTCTCGACATCGAAGGAAGCTCAAGAGGCGGACCAGGCCGCAGCCGAGGGCCGGCCGGTCCGCCGGCGCATGCAGGACACGCGCACCTCCGTCACGCACAAGTTCTGCATCGAAGGGCACGAGGGCTACATCACGGTCGGGCTCTACGAAGATGGCTCGCCCGGGGAGATCTTCCTCTCCATGGCGAAGCAGGGCTCGACGGTGAGCGGCCTGACGGAGGCCTTCGGCCGGGCGATTTCGTACGCGCTGCAATACGGCGTACCGATCGAGGATCTGGTGCGCAACTTCAGCCACATGCGCTTCGAACCGATGGGGCGCACCGAGAACCGTGACATTCCGATCGCGCAGTCGATCATCGACTACGTGTTTCGCTGGCTCGCGAGCCGCTACATGACGCCGCAGCAGGCGTATGAGATCGGCGTGATGACGCCGGAGATCAAGGCCGCGCTGGCGTCCGGCCAGTACCCGTTGCCGATGGTGGCGGGCTCAGCGCCGGAGGCGGCGTCGACGAACGTGGCGACGAACGTGGCGCCGAGCGATGGCGCCGCAGCAGACGTGCCGTTGGTATACCGCGCGCCGCGCGTCAACGGACACGCCGATGCACCCGCATGTGCAAACTGCGGGTGGATCATGATGAGGTCGGGGACGTGTTACCGCTGTGAGAACTGCGGTAGCACGAGTGGCTGCTCCTAACGGGTAGGGAGCAACGGTCAAGGAAGACAGGAGGCAGGGAAAGCATGGCTGTAACCAGGAAGAGGGCGCGGAAGGCGACCAAGAAGTCGCCAGCCAAGAAGGCCGCCCGCAAGTCCACAGCCCGCAAGTCGACCGCTCGCAAGAGCACGGCTCGCAAGACGACCGCACGCAAGAGCACGGCGAAGAAGGCGGCCCGCAAGAGCCCGGCACGCAAGACGACCGCGCGCAAGCGGACGGCAAAGCGCACGACGGCTCGCAAGACGACCGCACGCAAGCGACCGGCCAAGGCGGCGGCGGCGAAGAGCCGCACCCGCAAGACGGCCCGTAAGACCACGGCTCGCCGGCCGGCCGCAAAGAAGAAGTAGTAGGCAACGACGGGTGGCAGCAGTCCCCGGCTGCCACCCGCCGCACGCCTCGACCCCCGACAGGCGTGTACACGTGGTTCCGGGCCCCGCCCGTTTCGGGGCCTGCCACAACCAACCAGGATGGGCGCACGGAGGAGTTGATCATGGAATCGTTCATCGTCATCGCGATCCTCGTGACGATTGTCAGCGCCTCCCTCCTCCGCCAGTTCTGGGCGCACAGGCTGGAGGTCGATGACGCGCTGACGGGTGATCTATCGGCGCCCGAGCGCGACGCCGCCGGCGAACTCAAGGCCGCATAGCAACCTCGCTTAAAACTCGATTTTCCACATAAGCGACCACCGCATCCTGTTACTGCCGGAGTAGTATCTCCTTGACGAGTAGCCCGCCGAAGGGAAGGTGGCGTCCGAAGCAGGGACGCTCCCCGCCGCCCCCTTCGGCGGGCTGCTGCTCCTACTCGAGCACACAGAGAAAGGCCCGCGTCCGTGCGGGCCTTCTCCGTTGCGTCGCTGTTGGCTGATTAGCCGCGCTGGCGCGTACCGACAAGCACTGCACCGGCGCCGGCCACGAGCGCGCCTGCGCCCAACAGCCACAGCAGCGAAGCGTCCGTACCGCTGCCGCCCGTACCCGTGCCCGTGTCAGGCAGCGCGCCGCCACCCGCATCCGGCGTCGCCGCGTCGTCGTCGGCGTCACCGGCGACCGTCGGCGTGCTGATGCCGCCCGCGGCCGTGGTCGGCGTAGTGACGCCGCCGCCGGCATCCGGCGTCGCCGTGCCGTCGTCGCCGTCAGGCGTACCGGTCGTGTCACCGGCGCCGACCGTCGGCGTGTCATCGCCGGCGAAGGCCGTATTGCCGCTCGTACCGACCGCGAACGCCAGCATGAGGAGTACGATTCCTCCGATGATGGACGCAATTCCAAATGGTTTGGCTAGAGCCATACTCTGCTTCTCCTCCTGAGAACAATGGGTGATTCCGCTTCTTCCTCAACGTATGGGCGCCCGTTTACGGAATCAATGGCTCAGGCGTCCAGTACGGGCCGTTGTAGCACCGCTGTTAGGCGCGCCCGACCACGGCGATGCCGCTTCTCAATCGCCGCCCACTCCATCCGCCGGATACGCGGTGCCCGCGCGTTGGCGCGCACCGCTCTTGTGGCGGCTCGCTCCGCCTCCGATACTTCTTAGCGTCACGCTAACTGTTCGGACGGAGCGAAGTGGCAGATCGACGAGCGCAACGACATTCCGAGGCGATGCGCCTGTACGCCCAGGCGATTGCGATCATCGACCCGATCCGCATTCGCATGTGGAGCGAGGCCGAGCTGACCACCGGGCAATTGCGGCTGATGTTCTTCCTGCACGCAGAACCAGGCGCGACGCTGGGCGCGCTCGCGGCGCACCTCGATATCGCCGCTCCGACGGCGTCGGGGCTCGTCGACCGGTTGACGCGGCAGGACTACGTGCGCCGGGCGGAAGATGCGCAGGACCGCCGGTTCGTGCGCCACGAACTGACGCCCCGGGGACAGCAGATCGTGACGGAACTCCAGCGCGAGGGGCGAACGCTCCTGACGGAGATCCTGGCGGCACTGACGGATGACGAGCTGAATACGCTGACGCGCGGACTGCAGGCGCTGGTCGCGGCGGCAGCCAATGTTGCCATCGAAACGGGAGCGCCGAATTGAGTGCGTCGCCGGCGCCGATCGATTCAGCAAAGCGCTGGACGATCATGGGCGCAGTCATGCTCGGGCTGTTCCTCTCGGCGATGGATCAGACGATCGTCGGGACGGCGATGCCGCGGATCATCGCCGAGCTGTCAGGGCTGAAGCTCTACGCGTGGGTCTTTACGTCGTACATGCTCGCCTCGACCACGTTTGTGCCGATCGTTGGCAAGCTCGGCGATATCTACGGTCGCAAGATCTTCTTCCTCACGGGCATCGTCATCTTCCTGATCGGTTCGGTGCTGTGCGGTGTGTCGCAGAACATGGTGCAGCTGATCGTCTTTCGCGGCATCCAGGGCATCGGCGGCGGGTTCATCTTTGCGAACGCGTTCGCCATCATCGCCGACCTGTTTCCGCCGGCCGAGCGTGGCAAGTACGTCGGCCTGATGAGCGGCGGCTTCGGGCTGGCGAGCGTGCTGGGCCCGCTGATCGGCGGCGGGATCACTGACCACCTTCACTGGCGCTGGGTCTTCTACGTAAACATCCCGCTCGGGCTGATGGCGCTCGTGGTCTTGGCGCTGGTGCTGCCAAAGAGCGAGCGGCACGACGCGACGCGGCGCCTGGACTATCCCGGCGCCGTGACCCTGGCGGCGGCGATCGCGCCCATGCTGCTGGCATTCTCGTGGGCAGGCGTAGACTACGCATGGACATCGCCCCAGGTCGTGCTGCCGCTCGCGTTCTCGGCATTGATGGCCGCCGCGTTCTTTATGATCGAGACGCGGGCAGACGAGCCGATCGTGCCGTTCTCGCTCTTCCGCAACCCGATCTTCGCTGTCTGCACTGCCGTAACGTTCGTCTCCGGCGCGGCGATGTTCTCGGCATCGGTGTACATTCCGCTGTTCATGCAGGGCGTGCTGAACTTCAGCGCGACGAATGCTGGCCTCGTGCTGACGCCGATGACCATCGCGATGGTGTGCGGCAGCGCGATCGGCGGCCAGGTGATCTCCCGGACGGGGCGCTATAAGGTTCTGACCGTCAGCGGCCTGACGCTCGCCACCGTCGGCTTGTTCCTGATGTCGACGCTGACGAGGGGCTCATCGCAGGTCACGGGCATGCAGTACATGGCGCTGCTGGGGTTCGGGCTGGGGTTGAGTTTCCCCACACTGGTGCTGGCAACCCAGAACGCCGTCCCGCATCGCATGATGGGCCTGACGACGTCCCTGAACCAGTTCGCGCGCTCGACGGGAGGCACGATCGGCGTCGCGATCATGGGTTCGATCCTCACACGGCGGCTCAACGACGAGCTTGCGTCCGGCATGCCGCCGCGCGTCGCGGCAGAGGCACCGCCTCCGTTGCTCA
The sequence above is a segment of the Dehalococcoidia bacterium genome. Coding sequences within it:
- a CDS encoding MarR family transcriptional regulator translates to MRLYAQAIAIIDPIRIRMWSEAELTTGQLRLMFFLHAEPGATLGALAAHLDIAAPTASGLVDRLTRQDYVRRAEDAQDRRFVRHELTPRGQQIVTELQREGRTLLTEILAALTDDELNTLTRGLQALVAAAANVAIETGAPN
- a CDS encoding vitamin B12-dependent ribonucleotide reductase — its product is MVLQAEPDVRKNLASTLFTVERYFTRADSHPFDELEWEYRTAAIADESGNAFFEQKDVEIPASWSQTATNVVVSKYFRGPLGTDRREKSVKQMIGRVADTIAGWGRSDGYFLSDDEAETFRIELTHLLVNQKVAFNSPVWFNVGVEEKPQCSACFILSVDDTMESILDWCKTEGMIFKGGSGSGINLSAIRSSREQLSAGGQASGPISFMRGADSIAGSIKSGGKTRRAAKMVVLNADHPDIEEFVECKANEERKAYALGEAGWDMSLNGDAWSSIQFQNANNSIRVTDDFMAAAIEGRDWSLKSVVGGETTATVNARDLLHKIAAAAWACGDPGMQYDTVINDWHTCANTSRINASNPCSEYMHVDNSACNLASLNLMKFIDEEGTFDTEAFRRAVTVTIWAQEIIVGNSSYPTEKIRKNTEAMRQLGLGYANLGALLMSLGLPYDSDAGRAYAAAITALMTGHAYATSASIAQRVGPFSAYHENRTAMLRVIAKHRDVSRTIENAYAPKHLSDAAQRAWDDALQLGETFGYRNAQATVLAPTGTIAFMMDCDTTGVEPDIALVKYKKLVGGGMIKIVNQTVPRALKRLGYAPGEIDDIVRFIDANDTIEGAPLLRDEHLPVFDCAFKAENGERTIGHMGHIKMMGAAQPFISGAISKTVNLPNEATIEDVADTYLEAWRHGIKAIAIYRDGSKRVQPLSTSKEAQEADQAAAEGRPVRRRMQDTRTSVTHKFCIEGHEGYITVGLYEDGSPGEIFLSMAKQGSTVSGLTEAFGRAISYALQYGVPIEDLVRNFSHMRFEPMGRTENRDIPIAQSIIDYVFRWLASRYMTPQQAYEIGVMTPEIKAALASGQYPLPMVAGSAPEAASTNVATNVAPSDGAAADVPLVYRAPRVNGHADAPACANCGWIMMRSGTCYRCENCGSTSGCS
- the ftsZ gene encoding cell division protein FtsZ produces the protein MTRTYSDGLPPIKVIGVGGGGCNAVNRMIAEQIAGVQFVAVNTDGQALQQSPAEIKIRIGDKLTKGLGVGGDPARGLRAAEESRDELLEALRGCEMVFVTAGMGGGTGTGASPIVAEVAKEAGALTIGVVTKPFGFEGTKRRGNAEEGIQRLQDKVDTLIVIPNDRLLQTCDEKATVEEAFRSADDVLLQGIQGISEIITLPGEINLDFADVRKIMSEAGPALMAIGRASGANRAEDAARAAIASPLLDVQINGARGVLFNVTGGKNLGLQELNAAAQIIADVVDPDAEIIFGTAIDPRLGDEVKITVIATGFARPVAVHPIPEQYRKYTPDDDAPPAAPEPYEEPQALHAEAAPDPRDTELPTFLRRTVVAR
- a CDS encoding TIGR03668 family PPOX class F420-dependent oxidoreductase is translated as MAIDISVREFIEHQRVARLATVDEHGRPHVVPICFALAGEVLYSAIDEKPKSGDYRRLRRLRNIEANPNVQVLFDVYDDADWSRLRYVQLRGRARIIDAGDEHAAAIALLRQRYAQYTTMALESRPVIAIDMERVVEWRAAPTYD
- a CDS encoding MDR family MFS transporter, which encodes MSASPAPIDSAKRWTIMGAVMLGLFLSAMDQTIVGTAMPRIIAELSGLKLYAWVFTSYMLASTTFVPIVGKLGDIYGRKIFFLTGIVIFLIGSVLCGVSQNMVQLIVFRGIQGIGGGFIFANAFAIIADLFPPAERGKYVGLMSGGFGLASVLGPLIGGGITDHLHWRWVFYVNIPLGLMALVVLALVLPKSERHDATRRLDYPGAVTLAAAIAPMLLAFSWAGVDYAWTSPQVVLPLAFSALMAAAFFMIETRADEPIVPFSLFRNPIFAVCTAVTFVSGAAMFSASVYIPLFMQGVLNFSATNAGLVLTPMTIAMVCGSAIGGQVISRTGRYKVLTVSGLTLATVGLFLMSTLTRGSSQVTGMQYMALLGFGLGLSFPTLVLATQNAVPHRMMGLTTSLNQFARSTGGTIGVAIMGSILTRRLNDELASGMPPRVAAEAPPPLLSTLQNPRVLLDDGALQRLRDDGFGALFGADALPLFDQTIASMKDGLATAITDVFLFAAALAAISVVISLFLREVRLETTYEAAREDTQLASVDGSPGPGPSVVAPTLQQPVDRASIDRDGAP
- the nrdR gene encoding transcriptional regulator NrdR, yielding MTAGAEMRCPHCEWLDSKVVDSREVDDGVRRRRECLNPDCGGRFTTYERVQAVALYVIKKDGRREEFSREKLLTGLHKACEKRPLEIGAIESLAGDIESTLYQANTPEIPSAFIGELVMDRLSHLDPIAYVRFASVYRQFADLDALKDELEALASGSRPAGAQLPLMQEPEFAPPSLRLRPAAPNNRTRTRRPVRPVQTPTPMPGKESASEVQPKRRRRAR